A genomic segment from Candidatus Woesearchaeota archaeon encodes:
- a CDS encoding DNA adenine methylase: MTYLGGKGRIAKHILPIILKDRQEAQYYIEPFVGGANTIDKVEGLRIGGDAHLPTILALEQIRDNLEEIPKDNKEFTEDNYKKCREDSKLLTRHDISFVGFAYSFGAKWYGGWCRAKDPLKDYVAIAYRSAVKQSPKLQGITLVHSTYDKLDIPSNSIIYCDPPYRYTTKYKSDIDHDHFYSWCRNKKKEGHTIFISEYNMPDDFICVWGKEVTSNLDSTNNTLNKVEKLFTLKG; encoded by the coding sequence ATGACATATTTAGGAGGTAAAGGTAGAATAGCAAAACATATTTTACCTATAATTTTAAAAGATAGACAAGAAGCTCAATACTATATAGAGCCCTTTGTTGGTGGAGCTAATACTATTGATAAGGTTGAAGGTTTAAGAATTGGAGGTGATGCACATTTACCAACAATTTTAGCACTAGAGCAAATTAGAGATAACTTAGAAGAAATACCTAAAGATAATAAAGAGTTTACAGAAGATAACTATAAAAAATGTAGAGAAGATAGTAAACTCTTAACAAGACATGATATTTCTTTTGTAGGCTTTGCATATTCATTTGGAGCTAAGTGGTATGGTGGCTGGTGTAGAGCTAAAGACCCTTTAAAAGACTATGTAGCTATTGCTTATAGAAGTGCTGTTAAACAATCACCAAAGCTACAAGGTATTACTCTAGTACATTCTACATATGATAAATTAGATATACCATCTAATAGCATTATTTATTGTGATCCTCCGTATAGATATACTACAAAATATAAAAGTGATATAGATCATGATCATTTTTATAGTTGGTGTAGAAATAAGAAAAAAGAAGGCCATACTATATTTATATCAGAATACAATATGCCTGATGACTTTATATGTGTATGGGGTAAAGAAGTAACATCTAACTTAGATAGTACTAATAATACTCTTAACAAAGTAGAAAAACTATTTACATTAAAAGGATAA
- a CDS encoding ATP-binding protein, producing the protein MISNYIPCDKCDNGFIDNEEEMSTTKCDCLLHYQRETKLKILLDKANIPIKLSSNPEAVTLLDYSIEKDYVGDDKQGNIVKIGKYLKHFEEKYSSLNLYFEGKHSTQKSTLARYIGKELLKQGKSVRYILTDNLVRMVLDSQRDDDLKIEVNKIMNVDCLILDEFSTDKVTVYKSAYQIPFLTSFLKTRIETLRLSTIFCSNSPIDTLEKGFDTAIQRLISREVLDHSMQFTDNFESKSKSFKVGTLWD; encoded by the coding sequence ATGATTAGTAATTATATACCCTGTGATAAATGCGATAATGGATTTATTGATAATGAAGAAGAGATGTCAACAACTAAGTGTGATTGCCTTCTTCACTATCAGAGAGAAACCAAGCTAAAGATATTGTTAGATAAAGCTAATATCCCTATTAAACTTAGTAGCAATCCTGAAGCGGTCACACTACTAGATTATTCTATAGAAAAAGATTATGTTGGAGATGATAAGCAAGGTAATATAGTGAAGATTGGAAAATACTTGAAACACTTTGAAGAAAAGTACTCAAGTCTTAACTTATACTTTGAGGGTAAACACTCCACCCAGAAGTCTACTTTAGCTAGGTATATAGGTAAAGAACTACTTAAACAAGGGAAGTCTGTACGCTATATATTAACGGATAATTTAGTAAGAATGGTTTTAGACTCTCAAAGAGATGATGATCTGAAAATAGAGGTTAATAAAATAATGAATGTGGATTGTCTTATATTAGACGAGTTTTCAACAGACAAAGTAACCGTCTATAAGTCTGCTTATCAGATACCTTTCTTAACCTCTTTTCTAAAAACTAGAATAGAGACTCTAAGACTATCGACAATCTTCTGTAGTAATAGTCCTATAGATACTTTAGAAAAAGGATTTGATACAGCTATACAGCGACTTATTAGCAGAGAAGTCCTAGATCATAGTATGCAATTTACAGACAATTTTGAGAGTAAGAGCAAAAGTTTTAAAGTAGGGACATTATGGGACTGA